The Thalassophryne amazonica unplaced genomic scaffold, fThaAma1.1, whole genome shotgun sequence genome includes a region encoding these proteins:
- the clrn1 gene encoding clarin-1 yields MAFSSTCTAQPGERVSPQAVVRGSCLPCVVKRSWGHGGVFPDLVSAIPAGLHVTVVVFCGVVIVFSAVATGFFFFNAFGRPYETLQGPMGLYLWTFISSLCSCLVMILFASEVKLHRLSERITNFKEVTFVFQTHTERYDRCFWLFFLIFLLHGLNMLLIRLAGIQFPFQETKETNLNGAADLMY; encoded by the exons ATGGCTTTTTCCAGCACATGTACAGCACAGCCGGGTGAGAgggtttcaccacaggctgtggtccgtGGCTCCTGTCTGCCCTGTGTTGTGAAACGCTCCTGGGGCCAtggtggag tTTTCCCCGACCTGGTGAGTGCCATCCCAGCTGGCCTCCATGTCACCGTCGTCGTCTTCTGCGGCGTGGTGATCGTGTTCTCGGCGGTGGCCAcgggcttcttcttcttcaatgCCTTCGGCAGACCCTACGAGACGCTGCAAGGTCCCATGGGCCTTTACCTGTGGACCTTcatcagct CTCTGTGCAGCTGTCTTGTGATGATTCTCTTCGCTTCAGAAGTGAAGCTTCATCGTCTGTCTGAGAGAATCACCAACTTCAAAGAGGTGACCTTCGTTTTCCAGACTCACACCGAACGCTACGACCGATGCTTCTGGCTCTTCTTCCTCATCTTCCTCCTGCACGGCCTCAACATGCTGCTGATCCGCCTCGCAGGCATCCAGTTTCCCTTCCAGGAAACTAAAGAGACCAACCTGAATGGAGCAGCAGACCTGATGTACTGA